The following coding sequences lie in one Brevibacterium marinum genomic window:
- a CDS encoding alpha/beta fold hydrolase: MSFITVGQENTTTIDLHYEDQGSGQPVVLIHGYPLDGHSWERQSRELLAAGFRVITYDRRGFGRSSKVGSGYDYDTFAADLNTVLETLDLRDVILVGFSMGTGELARYVARYGHERVAKLAFLASLEPFLVHTEDNPTGVDKQVFEGIEEAAKADRYAWFTQFYNDFYNLDENLGSRISEEVVRANWNTAATSAPVAAYAVVSSWIEDFRTDVDAVRAANKPSLILHGSADNILPIDATGRPFHAAFPEAEYIEVDGAPHGLLWTHADEVNAALLRFVRS; the protein is encoded by the coding sequence ATGTCATTCATCACCGTCGGCCAGGAGAACACCACCACCATCGACCTCCACTACGAGGATCAGGGATCAGGGCAGCCGGTCGTGCTGATCCATGGTTATCCACTTGACGGCCACAGTTGGGAACGCCAGTCCCGTGAGCTGCTCGCCGCCGGCTTCCGAGTGATCACATATGACCGCCGTGGCTTCGGCCGATCCAGCAAAGTCGGCAGCGGCTATGACTACGACACCTTCGCAGCGGACCTCAACACAGTCCTCGAAACACTTGACCTTCGCGATGTCATCTTGGTCGGATTCTCGATGGGCACCGGCGAACTGGCGAGATACGTCGCACGCTACGGCCATGAACGCGTTGCCAAGCTTGCGTTCCTCGCCTCACTCGAACCCTTCCTCGTCCACACCGAGGACAATCCGACCGGCGTCGACAAGCAGGTCTTCGAGGGCATCGAAGAAGCGGCGAAAGCAGACCGCTATGCATGGTTCACGCAGTTCTACAACGACTTCTACAACCTGGATGAGAACCTGGGATCGCGAATCAGCGAAGAGGTCGTCAGAGCCAATTGGAACACCGCGGCGACCTCGGCCCCGGTGGCGGCATACGCCGTGGTGTCCAGCTGGATCGAAGATTTCCGCACCGACGTCGACGCCGTCCGCGCGGCGAACAAACCCTCGCTCATTCTGCACGGAAGCGCAGACAACATCCTTCCGATCGACGCCACCGGACGACCGTTCCACGCGGCGTTCCCCGAAGCCGAGTACATCGAGGTCGACGGCGCCCCACACGGCCTCCTGTGGACCCACGCCGACGAGGTCAACGCCGCTCTGCTGAGGTTCGTTCGAAGCTGA